In Salvelinus alpinus chromosome 30, SLU_Salpinus.1, whole genome shotgun sequence, a single genomic region encodes these proteins:
- the LOC139559951 gene encoding uncharacterized protein, with translation MEERSLPRIVVIALSVLIYISALAINAMAGAGKGPFHSSTGNISKKYETDITPAGWTFSIWGLIYTWLSLMLIYVISFLYRGSWTLSVLPYGFYVSWIVNMAFNMTWLVLWVQEQMTAALILLGIIAVTNYAMIFFSCYGLSVYGAWLSQNHPKDLWCIRVLVQNGIALYATWTTIATLINFTLVLDLSGVAKSTAATVSLCILLVEVIGWFGIENFLLDQHVRYILTIYPVVIIALVGNVFKHYDPAAPSANAIFMVVLLVVSCVLLVVRVTLVFRRNRNQPLYAGMSLEALISPSSLNKKQNKIFM, from the exons ATGGAAGAAAGAAGCCTTCCTCGTATTGTGGTCATTGCACTGTCTGTGCTGATCTACATTTCTGCTTTAGCAATTAATGCTATGGCAGGCGCTGGAAAGG GACCATTCCATTCGAGTACAGGGAACATTTCCAAGAAGTATGAAACCGACATAACTCCGGCTGGATGGACCTTTTCTATCTGGGGGCTCATCTACACCTGGCTGTCTCTCATGCTCATCTATGTCATCTCCTTCCTCTACAGAGG GAGCTGGACCCTCTCTGTACTGCCATATGGTTTCTACGTGTCCTGGATAGTCAACATGGCCTTCAACATGACCTGGCTTGTCCTATGGGTTCAAGA GCAGATGACTGCTGCGTTGATTTTACTGGGGATCATTGCTGTCACCAACTACGCTATGATCTTTTTCTCCTGCTATGGGCTGAGTGTTTACGGAGCCTGGCTCAGCCAGAACCACCCTAAGGATCTTTGGTGCATCCGGGTGCTG GTGCAGAATGGCATTGCCCTGTATGCCACATGGACAACCATCGCCACTCTGATCAACTTCACCCTGGTGTTGGACCTCTCTGGAGTGGCAAAGAGCACTGCAGCCACCGTGTCTCTCTGTATCCTACTGGTGGAGGTGATCGGATG GTTTGGTATTGAGAACTTCCTGCTGGATCAGCATGTGAGGTACATCCTGACTATTTACCCTGTGGTAATAATTGCTCTGGTTGGGAATGTGTTCAAGCACTACGACCCTGCAGCACCAAGCGCAAACGCTATCTTCATGG TTGTACTCTTGGTGGTTTCCTGTGTGCTCCTGGTGGTGCGAGTCACCTTGGTGTTCAGGAGAAATCGGAACCAGCCCCTGTACGCTGGCATGAGCCTGGAGGCTCTGATCTCGCCCAGCAGCCTGAACAAGAAGCAGAATAAGATATTCATGTAG